GAATAATCATCTGTCCCCATCCAACGGAAGATAAGCTACCAAAAGTCCAGGTTATAAACAGTTTGAGCATATCAGGATTGCTTATACTTTGGAGAATGCTAACTATGGCTCCCGCAAAGTTTCCAAACATCATACCTATAATGAGTAGAGATACTGTTTGTGGAACTTTAATAGAAGCAATAACAACAAGTAATAATACACAAGTAGATCCTAAAATTGCGGTTATGATTTGTCCCCAGCCAGCCATTATTTGGAAAGGTAGAAATGATGCCCCCAAAGTTAACATTGCAACACCCAAGCTGGCCCCCGAAGTGACTCCCAATACATCCGGACCTGCCAACGGATTATGAAACAGTGTTTGCATCATAACTCCTGCTACGGAAAGTGCGGATCCTGCCAAAATTGCTGTCAATGCTTTTGGTATTCTGTGATTTAAGATGATTTCCCTATATATATTGTCACTGCTATTGCCAGTTAGTGCATGCCATACTTCATTGATAGGAAGATCTACGCTACCCAATATGATGTCAGCCATAAAAGCAAGACAGAAGGCTATTAAGAGAAAGATGAATTTATTTCTCATTACTTTTATCTCTGAAATGATAGATCTATTTAAGTTTTTCCATATAAACCGTTTCATAATCCGGCAACAAATTCGGATGCAGAATTTTAATCATATCGCTGAGCAGTAAATCGGGACGCGCTACTCCACTTTCCCAATAGTCATTCCCGCCACGATTGTTTTTCCTTTTATTAATATTGTATACACGTCCCTTCTTATATGCTTTAAATAGCTTATATTTAGCATCAGTATTTCCTAATTCTTTTAGTGAGTTCGCTTGACATCCCACCCATACATCGGCTTTGTTGAAGTTGATTAATGCCTCTTCTATCGTGTTGCTTATGCTTCCGCTAGCTGTAGTATCATTAGCATAAAAATATTTTCCTCCGGCATCGTGAAAGAGTTGGGCACTATAACTTGCCCCTGTTGGCATAGACCATGTTCCGCGATAATCTTGTCCCGAAACAATAGATGGTTTATCTGCTGCGGTAGAGGCTGTCTTTTTTATCTTATTATATCTCTTTTCTACTGATGTAAAAATACTGTCCGCTAACTTTTCTTTATCAAAGAAGGCACCAACGAATTTAATCCATTCAGCTCGTCCTAAGAGAGTTTTCTCTTGCCATTCTATATTATAGATGATGCTTATGCCCGTTTGTTTTAAACGCCTGCTGTTTTCATCTTCAGCATTATAAGCAGAAGTCATGATCGCTTGCGGGTGGAGTAGCATTAAGTTCTCTATATCTAGATTGAAGGCATCTCCCAAATCTTTTATCTTACCATTTTTAACATCTTGCAAAATTTTTGTGTTGTAAATATAAGAAGTACTACATACCCCTGTTACTTTGTTTAGTTCCCCCAATAAATCAAGGAATCCTAAGTGAGTAGCAGAATTTGTCATTAATGTCTGTAGTGGGATTTTTATTTTATGTCCGTCGGTCGGCACAGTAACATGATCCTCTTTCACCAAATAATATTTGTCGTATATCTCTCCTTTCTTCCAGGGATTGAATACTGTTACTGTAGTATACTGAGGCAAATGATTTATGCTAAATCTGGTAGCGTAGGAAAGAACTACCGATGTGCTATCTTGTTGCGTTGCTGCTTTAGACTTTGAAGATCTGTTTTGACAGGAAAGGCAGATTATGCTTATGAGTATGCAGATGGGAAATAGATTCTTTTTCATAATTAATTTGTTGATTTAAACGCATACAAATATACGCTATAATTTTTAGATACACCCTTTAAATGCAATGATCCTTCTTTCTTTTTTTTCTGCCTTTCTGTCAGTTCTCACCCGCTGTCTAGCCTAAAATCCCAGATTTTTACTGTCACTTTCTGAATCAGAACATATCTATTTACTCTTTGGCATGAGGTTTGTATTTATACTGTCGTTCAGCGCTCCTTTTAAAAGAGCAGGAACTTAAAATGGAATTATAACAATTAAAAATTAAGATAAAAATCATGGGAAAAATTATTGGTATAGACTTAGGAACCACAAACTCTTGTGTTTCTGTGTTTGAAGGAAACGAACCGGTGGTAATTGCTAATAGCGAAGGAAAACGTACTACTCCTTCTATCGTTGCTTTTGTAGACGGTGGAGAACGTAAAGTAGGTGATCCAGCTAAACGTCAAGCTATCACTAACTCTCAAAGAACTGTGTTTTCTATCAAACGTTTCATGGGAGAAAATTGGGATCAAGTTCAAAAAGAAGTTGCTCGCGTTCCTTATAAAGTAGTGAAAGGTGATAATAGTACACCTCGTGTAGATATTGACGGACGTCTATATACTCCTCAAGAAATCTCAGCAATGGTTTTGCAAAAAATGAAAAAGACTGCTGAAGATTATTTAGGTCAGGAAGTAACAGAAGCAGTTATTACTGTTCCTGCTTATTTCAGTGATTCTCAACGTCAGGCAACGAAAGAAGCCGGACAGATTGCTGGATTAGAAGTAAAACGTATCGTAAATGAGCCTACCGCAGCTGCCTTAGCTTATGGTCTTGACAAAGCTCATAAGGATATGAAGATTGCAGTGTTCGACCTTGGTGGTGGTACATTCGATATTTCTATTCTTGAATTTGGTGGTGGTGTGTTCGAAGTTCTTTCTACAAATGGTGATACCCATCTTGGTGGTGACGACTTTGACCAAGTTATCATTAACTGGTTAGTTGACGAGTTCAAAAACGATGAAGGAGCAGATCTTACTAAAGATCCTATGGCTTTGCAACGTTTGAAAGAAGCTGCTGAAAAGGCGAAGATCGAATTATCTTCTTCTAACAGCACTGAGATCAATCTACCTTATATTATGCCTGTAGATGGAGCGCCAAAACACTTGGTTAAAACATTGAGCCGTGCTAAGTTTGAATCTTTGGCTCATGGCTTGATTCAGGCTTGTCTCGAACCATGTAAAAAAGCAATGAGCGATGCAGGTTTGAGTAATTCAGATATTGATGAAGTAATTCTTGTTGGTGGTTCTTCACGTATACCTGCTGTACAGAAGTTGGTAGAAGATTTCTTTGGAAAAACTCCTTCAAAAGGGGTAAATCCTGATGAAGTAGTAGCAGTAGGTGCTGCCGTACAAGGTGCTGTTTTGACAGATGAAATTAAAGGTGTAGTATTGTTAGATGTTACTCCGTTATCTATGGGTATTGAAACAATGGGTGGTGTGATGACTAAGCTTATTGATGCTAATACAACCATTCCATGTAAGAAGAGCGAAGTATTCTCTACTGCAGCCGATAACCAAACAGAAGTAACCATTCACGTGTTGCAAGGCGAACGTCCGATGGCTTCTCAAAACAAGTCTATTGGTCAGTTTAACTTGACAGGCATTGCACCTGCTCGTCGTGGTATTCCTCAGATTGAAGTATCTTTTGATATTGATGCTAACGGTATTCTGAAAGTATCAGCCAAAGATAAAGCAACTGGTAAAGAGCAAGTAATCCGTATTGAAGCTTCAAGTGGCTTGAGTAAAGAAGAAATAGAAAAGATGAAAGCTGAAGCTGAAGCAAATGCAGATGCAGACAAGAAAGAGCGTGAGAAAGTTGATAAAATGAACCAAGCTGATAGTACAATCTTCCAAACTGAAAAACAATTGGAAGAATTGGGCGACAAACTTCCTGCTGATAAGAAAGCTCCAATTGAAGCTGCTTTGGCTAAACTAAAAGAAGCTCATAAAGCTCAGGATGTAGACGCTATTGATGCTGCTTTGGCAGAAGTAAATACTGCTTTCCAAGCTGCAAGCGCTGAGATGTATGCTCAGAGCGGAGCTCAGGGTGGTGCACAAGCTGGTCCTGACATGAATGCTGGTCAAGCAAGTGCTGATGATAGCAAACAAGGTGAAAATGTTCAAGATGCTGACTTCGAGGAAGTGAAGTAAGAAACGATAAATTTCGAAAATAGTTAAATAAAAAGCGTGTATCTCACTGAGTTGCACGCTTTTTTTATTATGCTTGAGCCAGCATATTTCTTTAAGTATAAAATTCTAATTGGATGTTTTTATTTATACTTACTGTTCCTTTTATGACATTTGAATTTTAATTGCTTAAGAATCTTTTTTAATGTCAAAAAGAAGAATATTTATCCTTGTTGACCCTTTTATTTCTTATAAGAGTTCTTTTCTTTGTCAGTCTGATTAGTTTTACATATTTTTGTGAGAGAAATGTAAGATATTCGTCTATGGAGCACTTTAAAGAGATCACTGCCTTGATTAGTTCGGCTTTATGGGGATGGCCGATGATTATTTTACTCTTGGGTACTCATCTATTCCTCACTATCAGATTACGCTTTCCACAGTTGAAAATATTTAAAGCAATTCGCTTGTCGGTTGCTAAAGATAAAGATGCGGCAGGAGATGTCAGTCAGTTTGGCGCTTTAGCTACTTCGCTGGCGGCCACAATCGGAACAGGGAATATTGTAGGTGTAGCCACGGCAGTTGCTTTTGGTGGCCCTGGGGCCGTTTTCTGGTGCTGGCTGACAGGCGTGCTAGGCATCTCTACAAAATATGCAGAAGGTTTGTTGGCTATTAAGTACCGAGTGCGTACGGCAAACGGGGAGATGTTGGGTGGACCGATGTATGCTTTGGAACGTGGACTAAAGATGAAATGGTTGGCGGTCCTTTTTTGTGTTTTTACTGCTATAGCTGCTTTTGGTATTGGCAATACGGTGCAAGCTAACTCTATCTCAATGCTACTCGACGAGAGTTGGGGTGTTTCTCCTTATGTTACTGGTGGGATTCTTACGCTGTGCCTAACATTGGTGATTCTTTTCGGACTAAAAGGAATAGCAAAGGTTTGTTCTACATTGGTGCCTTTTATGGCTTTTTTCTATGTGTTGGGCTGTTTGATTATCTTATGGATAAATGCGGCGTATCTTAAAGAAGCTCTTGCTCTGATCGTTGAGTCAGCGTTTAGTCCTCGTGCGGCGGGTGGAGGCTTTCTAGGCACTACGGTGATGATGGCAGCCAGATATGGAATAGCAAGAGGACTCTTTTCTAATGAGTCGGGTTTAGGCTCTGCGCCAATTGTGGCGGCTGCCGCGCGGACTCGTAATCCGGTTCGGCAGGCTTTGGTTTCGTCTACAGGCACTTTTTGGGATACGGTTGTTATTTGCGCGCTTACAGGACTGGTCTTGGTTAGTAGTATTATTGCTAATCCTGAAATAGATCATACTCAGGGTGGGGCATTGACGAAAATGGCATTTGCTCAAATACCTTATGTTGGTTCTATTATCCTTTCGGTAGGTATTGTCACTTTTGCTTTTTCTACCATCTTAGGATGGTCTTATTATGGTGAAAAGGCGATGGAATATCTAGGTGGGAAACGTTTGATACTTTTCTATCGTATATTGTATATCGGTGCGGCTTACTTTGGGTCGATAATGAACCTTGCGTTGGTTTGGAATATTGCAGACAGTATGAATGCACTGATGGCTATTCCTAATTTAATTTCTCTCCTTTTACTTTCGGGAGTAGCGGTAAGAGAAACAAGGAAGTATTTATGGTCTGGCAATCTTGAGGGAGAGGCGGAAGAAGAATAAGAAATTAAGGAAAGTGTTTCAGCACGTAGAAACTTTATTCTCATTAGGTTGAGACTAAATGTTCAAGCCGTTGAACATTTAGTTTCTATGCACTGAAACAGAATGATTTGACTTATACTGAAAATGGTTGACTGTTATTTTATTTATCTCTTTATTTGGTTGACTCAAAAAAATACTATGCCTAAAAATGGTTTCCTTTCTTTAGTCTTATTCCTAAATTGAGTTGACCTCCTTCTGGGTTACCCCTAAAAGAAGTAGACTTTAACTATTCGAAAGCAGATAAAGACAAATACCCCTTTTTTCTATGAAAACGAACAGGTCCACAGTCTTTTAATAAAGCAAACATAAAAAATAGCATTCATATCACAAAGTAGTTGTGATATATTTTTCTCTATAACTAACCCATTTTTTATTTATCACTCCACTTTTTGTTGCTGCTTGTGCGGATGTCATCATATTAAGACTCATATGCGGATTCTCCTTATTATTAAACTCCACAGCCCTTTTACTGCCTGACGAACTTCTTCTACGCTTTGGAAGCGCATCCCTTTAAGTAATTCATGCTTGATAATGCCGTTCACTCTTTCAGACACAGCATTATCTTTGGGATTCCCGCTTTGAGTCATGCGTATGCCTTGTGCATGAAGGCGAGCGATGTATTCGAAGCTCGCATATTGAACACCCCGATCCGAATGATGGATCAGGTTTACCTGATCAACGCCTTTTAAACGTTTAGTAGCCATATCCAAAGCTTTGAGCGAATAAATGCTTTTCAAGCTTTCTCTCACACAGTAACCAATAATCTCTTTTGTGTAGGAATCAAAAATTTTCCTACTGCTCAAAACCAAGATATCAGTTGCTGGTATAGCTTTTATTACTGGTCGTTCAAAATCTGCCATTACTTCTGCTCGAAAGAAAATGCATGAGAAAATACATGGTCAAGTAGGTAAGCCAGAACAATGGGATGCCTTTATTGAATCGCTCTAATAGAGAATTGCACAAAACCGTCCAAAAGTTATTAAAACCGCACAAAAACCGCACAAAAAAGTAGCTATTTAGAGTAAAAAGTATCTTAAGTTTGTAAGCATAATAATATAATTAAAAAACGAATTATTATGAAACACTTATTATTGGGATGTTTTTGGCATTATTATGTGTGAATGCTTTCTCTGAAGAAGTAAATATAGAACTTCATAAAATGAAAGAAGGTCCAAGCACTCGTTCCTTAACTATAGATCCGGTTGTCACTTATGATGCAAATACAGTACATATTTATAATTCTGACAATCTATTGGAGAATCTCCAAGTTACCGTTAAGGATTTATTAGGAAATGTAGTGTATTCAAATGCGATAAGTATATCCTATAATCAACCTTACTCTTTTATTTTAAATAATGTGGAGAGTGGGGTATATGAAATAGAACTGTCATATGGAACAAATTTGTTCTACGGCTATTTCTGTTTGTAGTTAATTATTTTAGTAACGTCTGTTATAAGAATGGAAAAATTGAAACTATCTTATTACACTATTCCAGTCAAATTGGAGAGTGAAGAAAACAAATACCTGTTAGTGCATGGCTATACTGGTGCAATAGATGTAGTAGACGGGGATGTTTGGAGTCAAATGAAAAATATTTCTTCTGATAGCGATCTTTCTGCAGAAGCTGTCCTACTTTTGCAGAAGAGGGGGTATTTAACAACGAAAAACAAAGGTGAAGAGCTGAATTATGTAATAAGGTTAGCACATATGTTTCATCAAGCTCAGAGTAAATTGTATAAATCATTTGGTTTCATCGTGAGCTACAATTGTAGTTTCCGTTGCCCTTATTGTTTTGAAAATGAGATTTCCAACCATGGAAATCAATGGTCAAAGCAGGTATTTACCAAAGAAATGGTGGATAAAGCATATAATGCGATGTTAGAAATAGAACCTCGTCAAAAACTTCATTTCAAACAGATATTGTTATTTGGGGGAGAACCGTTACTGCGCGAAAACAAGAAAATAGTAGAATATATTGTTCTGAAAGGTGCTCAATTAGGTTATACTTTTAAAGTAACAACCAATGGATACGATATCGATTATTTTGAGGATATCCTTTCTCCTCATTATTTTAGTTTTGTTCAAATAACTCTTGATGGAAATAAAGAGCACCATAATGCACGTCGATTCCATTATATAGAAGGAGATAGTTTTGATAAAATTATGACAAATATTGGCATTCTTTTAAAAAAAGATATAAATGTCTTGGTAAAGGTAAATACTGATAATAATAATTTTTATGATTTCAATTTCTTAAGAGAACAGTTTGATACATTAGGATATACTAAAAACCCCCACTTTGAATTGAAGTCGTCTTTCTTGCGGAGTTTTAATTTTAATGCTGATACATCAGATAATATAGACTATATACCATCTATCACTACATTGAATAAAAAACATAAGGAAGAGTATAATGGAGAAATCTACAGCCAAGATTTTGGTATTTATAAGCGATTTTATTCCTACTTAAGAAATAAATCTCGCTGCCGTTTATTTTCTGCCTCTTGCGCTTCCCATTATGGAAGTTTTTTATTTGATCCCATGGGAGACATATATACTTGTCTTGAAATTATTGGGAAAAAGGAATATGTGATTGGCTCATTCCTCGAAGATAATATTCAATGGACGGAAGTACGTAAACATTGGTTTGAAAAAAATGTAGGAAATTCTGTGGGCTGTAAAGTTTGCAAATATGCATTGTTATGCGGAGGACCATGTTTAGCACGAATTAAACATACAAAAGATGGATTTAATAGTTTTTATTGTGATAAATTTAAAAATATCTTTTCTATATCTATAAATAAGGCTTATATAGCATATAAAAATAATCAATCTATTTAGTAATTTTAAAAAAAAAACGTCATGAAAAATGAATTTAAAAAGGCTGTTAATGGAATAGATTCTATTAACAATGAATTGTATGATGACATGTATGTAAATGAATTGGAAAAGCGTTTAGAAACAGACCCTTTACTTGCAAATGGTTTATTGAATTTAGTCTCACACAACAGTATTAATCCCGAGGATATGGATCTTCTTTGTGACGGATGTCATGCAGATCAGCAATACGTTATATGTAAAGGTGGAACCTACTAATTGCAAAGATGAAACTTTTTGCGTAAATATTAATTGTATATGCATAAGTCTATTGTGCATATACAATTATTTTTTATATATTTTTATCAAATAGTTCCACTCATGAAAAAAAAGATCTTGTTTATTCTGCTGGCCGGATATGTACAATTCATTACTGCACAAAACATAAAAGGCACGATTTTAGATAATAGTCATAAAGCATTACCCTATGTAACCGTACGTTTGTTACATGCAGATTCTACTTTTGTACAAGGCACTCATACAAACAGTTTAGGTATTTATTCAATGGATATTAAGCAGCAAGGCAATTACTTATTGTGCTTAAGCTCCATAGGGTACAAAACACAAGTGCAGCCTGTGGAAGTGCAGCATAATAAGCAGCTTTCTGTTATTGTTTTAGAAACCGATAATGTAGCATTAAATGAGATTACCGTAGAAGCTTCTTCTTTTGTTCGGAAGGACGATAAACTCTCGATCTATCCCGATAAGAAACAAGTAAAGCATTCGATTACGGGATATGATTTACTTTACAAATTAATGATTCCCGAGGTAGATGTAGACCGTCTGGAGGGAAAAGTCTCTACTTTAGGTGGAGAAGTCACCCTTTATATTGACGGGCGTAAGGTAGACTCCAGGGAGATACGAAATCTGAATTCCAAAGAGATTGAGAAAGTAGAATATTACGATGTGCCTGCCGGAAAATATATGAATGATGTGGCAGCTATCAATTTTATTACCAGAAAGTATAAAACAGGAGGTTACGTATCGCTGAGTGCGGAACAAAGAATCGGATATTTGAGTGGCAATTATAATGCTGTGGCAAAACTGTCTCACAATAACACTAGTTATACCTTGCTTGCCGGTCATTCGATGAACAAATATGACGGAACGAAAGACAAGATCCAAGAACATTTTATATTCTCAGATTATGAAACAGATAGGCAGTTGAGTACGTTGGAAAGCAGGGTAAAGAGCAATAGCCAATATACCCAATTCAATATGACCAATCAAAACGATAAACGTACCTTAATCGGAAAACTATCTTTGGTTCGTAATGATGCTCCAAACAATTATACCCAAAACATGCTCGAATATGACGATGCCGGTATACGGCAGGAAAGTTTAAAGAATACTGACCAATCAGGATTAAAGTCGGACATAGAGCTTTATGGGTATTTCCATCTAAATGACAAACAGTTTTTGGAAATGACTTTAGGTGGTAACTATACGGATAACACTTATGTTTATACTTATCGAGAGAACAGTTATTCTACCTTAACAGATAGCAAAGAAGATTTATATGATTTATCTCTCAATGTGAATTATGGTATTCAATTTGAACATCAGAATTCTTTAACTGTGCAGGCTTTTCATTTTCAGACTATCAGTTCTGTTGATTACAGAGGAAATAATCCCTCTTGGCAGCACTTTTGGAATGGAGAAAGTATCCTATTTCTGGAATATAATCAGAAGTTGGGACAGAAACTCACTTTTAAATTTGGGCCGGGAGCATCATACGAACAATATCACTTGCATGGAGATAAAAAATATGACAAATTTTCTCCTCGTTTGCGCTCCCAGCTTATTTATCGTCCTGCAAAGAACCAACAAATTCAACTAAGATATCATGTAGGGAATAGTCAATTGCAGATTGATAGATTGAATGAAGTGGAGCAACAAATCGATTCTTTGCAGATAAGGCGAGGAAATCCAGATCAGAAAATCGCTTTTCTCTATAAAATTATAGCTGCTTACAGCGGACAATTTGGAAAATTCAATATCGGAGCAGAGCTATGGTATGATGGGATAAACCATGTACCCGCTGAAGATTTTTATATAGAAAATGATAAATTGATAAGAAGTTATGAAAGTGAAGGAAAGCGCCGGATGTTTTCAAGCAAATTGTCTGGTGCATGGAAAGTAACGGATAATCTACGAATCAAGTTAGTAGGAAATTGGCTATATATAAAACCTAAAGCCACTTCTGAAAAGTTGAAATGCTTCTTAGGCACTATGCAAGTGGATTATTATTGGAATGACTTTTCATGTGGCGTGTTTGCAAAATCAAGAACAAAATCACTAAATTACAACCTTATGTATGCAACAGAACCGGCACGATATGGCGGTAGAATTAGTTGGAGTCATAGTAAATGGCACATAGAAGGAGGATTAATGAATCCTTTTGCTGAACACAATAAGAAGGAGTCTGTTATGGATCGAGGAGTTTATAGTTACAAAAATGTGGCGACCAGCAAGCTTTACCAACAGAGTGGTTATATGAAGCTGACTTATACATTCGATTTTGGAAAGAAAACTTCTCGCGCTAATAATGATGTCGATACTAATATCAATAGTACAATATTAAAAGTAGATTAGAAAAAATATGGATCCATATACAGATATTATCATTCATCCCCTGGCATCATCTACACGAGAAACGCACTATCTATTATTCTATAATGGACAATATTATGAGGTAAGTCATCCAATAGTAGAATTAGTAACAGAGTTACAGCAAAAATCGACACAGAAGGAAGCTATTAGCTCTTATATAGAGAAAAAGAAAGGAAAATATTCAATAGAACAAGTGTCACATATAATAGACAAATTTATTACTCCTATATTTATAGCTAAGAAAAGCAAGAAGCGTACTTTCTTATATGAAAAAGAATTATTCTCGGCTTCAGCTATAGATCGGTTTTCGGACATGTTTCGATTCTTGTTTAACAAGGTTTATCTGCGGATGGTATTTATTGTAATGTTGTTAATGGATTTTTACTTCTTTTTTTATACAGAAGGTTTGTTGGTTTTTAATAATACGATGAATGCTTATTCCATAATAAGTTTATTGGCATTTGTACTACTATCATCGTTTTTTCATGAACTAGGGCATGCATCTGCATGTAAATATTTTGAGGTAAAACATGGAGGTATCGGCTTCGGATTATATTTAAATTTTCCTGTTCTTTATACAGATGTAACTGA
This is a stretch of genomic DNA from uncultured Bacteroides sp.. It encodes these proteins:
- a CDS encoding iron ABC transporter permease, giving the protein MRNKFIFLLIAFCLAFMADIILGSVDLPINEVWHALTGNSSDNIYREIILNHRIPKALTAILAGSALSVAGVMMQTLFHNPLAGPDVLGVTSGASLGVAMLTLGASFLPFQIMAGWGQIITAILGSTCVLLLVVIASIKVPQTVSLLIIGMMFGNFAGAIVSILQSISNPDMLKLFITWTFGSLSSVGWGQMIILSSAISGGLLLSMLLQKQLNILLLGQNYASGLGISVMRLRLLTIVATAILAGTSTAFTGPIAFIGITMPHIARGIMETANHRVIIPTSMLCGATVLLICDIISQLPGSQGTLPINAITALFGAPVIVWIIVKNKN
- a CDS encoding ABC transporter substrate-binding protein yields the protein MKKNLFPICILISIICLSCQNRSSKSKAATQQDSTSVVLSYATRFSINHLPQYTTVTVFNPWKKGEIYDKYYLVKEDHVTVPTDGHKIKIPLQTLMTNSATHLGFLDLLGELNKVTGVCSTSYIYNTKILQDVKNGKIKDLGDAFNLDIENLMLLHPQAIMTSAYNAEDENSRRLKQTGISIIYNIEWQEKTLLGRAEWIKFVGAFFDKEKLADSIFTSVEKRYNKIKKTASTAADKPSIVSGQDYRGTWSMPTGASYSAQLFHDAGGKYFYANDTTASGSISNTIEEALINFNKADVWVGCQANSLKELGNTDAKYKLFKAYKKGRVYNINKRKNNRGGNDYWESGVARPDLLLSDMIKILHPNLLPDYETVYMEKLK
- the dnaK gene encoding molecular chaperone DnaK, with amino-acid sequence MGKIIGIDLGTTNSCVSVFEGNEPVVIANSEGKRTTPSIVAFVDGGERKVGDPAKRQAITNSQRTVFSIKRFMGENWDQVQKEVARVPYKVVKGDNSTPRVDIDGRLYTPQEISAMVLQKMKKTAEDYLGQEVTEAVITVPAYFSDSQRQATKEAGQIAGLEVKRIVNEPTAAALAYGLDKAHKDMKIAVFDLGGGTFDISILEFGGGVFEVLSTNGDTHLGGDDFDQVIINWLVDEFKNDEGADLTKDPMALQRLKEAAEKAKIELSSSNSTEINLPYIMPVDGAPKHLVKTLSRAKFESLAHGLIQACLEPCKKAMSDAGLSNSDIDEVILVGGSSRIPAVQKLVEDFFGKTPSKGVNPDEVVAVGAAVQGAVLTDEIKGVVLLDVTPLSMGIETMGGVMTKLIDANTTIPCKKSEVFSTAADNQTEVTIHVLQGERPMASQNKSIGQFNLTGIAPARRGIPQIEVSFDIDANGILKVSAKDKATGKEQVIRIEASSGLSKEEIEKMKAEAEANADADKKEREKVDKMNQADSTIFQTEKQLEELGDKLPADKKAPIEAALAKLKEAHKAQDVDAIDAALAEVNTAFQAASAEMYAQSGAQGGAQAGPDMNAGQASADDSKQGENVQDADFEEVK
- a CDS encoding alanine/glycine:cation symporter family protein, whose amino-acid sequence is MEHFKEITALISSALWGWPMIILLLGTHLFLTIRLRFPQLKIFKAIRLSVAKDKDAAGDVSQFGALATSLAATIGTGNIVGVATAVAFGGPGAVFWCWLTGVLGISTKYAEGLLAIKYRVRTANGEMLGGPMYALERGLKMKWLAVLFCVFTAIAAFGIGNTVQANSISMLLDESWGVSPYVTGGILTLCLTLVILFGLKGIAKVCSTLVPFMAFFYVLGCLIILWINAAYLKEALALIVESAFSPRAAGGGFLGTTVMMAARYGIARGLFSNESGLGSAPIVAAAARTRNPVRQALVSSTGTFWDTVVICALTGLVLVSSIIANPEIDHTQGGALTKMAFAQIPYVGSIILSVGIVTFAFSTILGWSYYGEKAMEYLGGKRLILFYRILYIGAAYFGSIMNLALVWNIADSMNALMAIPNLISLLLLSGVAVRETRKYLWSGNLEGEAEEE
- a CDS encoding integrase core domain-containing protein, whose protein sequence is MATKRLKGVDQVNLIHHSDRGVQYASFEYIARLHAQGIRMTQSGNPKDNAVSERVNGIIKHELLKGMRFQSVEEVRQAVKGLWSLIIRRIRI
- a CDS encoding DUF3244 domain-containing protein; translation: MALLCVNAFSEEVNIELHKMKEGPSTRSLTIDPVVTYDANTVHIYNSDNLLENLQVTVKDLLGNVVYSNAISISYNQPYSFILNNVESGVYEIELSYGTNLFYGYFCL
- a CDS encoding radical SAM protein translates to MEKLKLSYYTIPVKLESEENKYLLVHGYTGAIDVVDGDVWSQMKNISSDSDLSAEAVLLLQKRGYLTTKNKGEELNYVIRLAHMFHQAQSKLYKSFGFIVSYNCSFRCPYCFENEISNHGNQWSKQVFTKEMVDKAYNAMLEIEPRQKLHFKQILLFGGEPLLRENKKIVEYIVLKGAQLGYTFKVTTNGYDIDYFEDILSPHYFSFVQITLDGNKEHHNARRFHYIEGDSFDKIMTNIGILLKKDINVLVKVNTDNNNFYDFNFLREQFDTLGYTKNPHFELKSSFLRSFNFNADTSDNIDYIPSITTLNKKHKEEYNGEIYSQDFGIYKRFYSYLRNKSRCRLFSASCASHYGSFLFDPMGDIYTCLEIIGKKEYVIGSFLEDNIQWTEVRKHWFEKNVGNSVGCKVCKYALLCGGPCLARIKHTKDGFNSFYCDKFKNIFSISINKAYIAYKNNQSI
- a CDS encoding TonB-dependent receptor, which codes for MKKKILFILLAGYVQFITAQNIKGTILDNSHKALPYVTVRLLHADSTFVQGTHTNSLGIYSMDIKQQGNYLLCLSSIGYKTQVQPVEVQHNKQLSVIVLETDNVALNEITVEASSFVRKDDKLSIYPDKKQVKHSITGYDLLYKLMIPEVDVDRLEGKVSTLGGEVTLYIDGRKVDSREIRNLNSKEIEKVEYYDVPAGKYMNDVAAINFITRKYKTGGYVSLSAEQRIGYLSGNYNAVAKLSHNNTSYTLLAGHSMNKYDGTKDKIQEHFIFSDYETDRQLSTLESRVKSNSQYTQFNMTNQNDKRTLIGKLSLVRNDAPNNYTQNMLEYDDAGIRQESLKNTDQSGLKSDIELYGYFHLNDKQFLEMTLGGNYTDNTYVYTYRENSYSTLTDSKEDLYDLSLNVNYGIQFEHQNSLTVQAFHFQTISSVDYRGNNPSWQHFWNGESILFLEYNQKLGQKLTFKFGPGASYEQYHLHGDKKYDKFSPRLRSQLIYRPAKNQQIQLRYHVGNSQLQIDRLNEVEQQIDSLQIRRGNPDQKIAFLYKIIAAYSGQFGKFNIGAELWYDGINHVPAEDFYIENDKLIRSYESEGKRRMFSSKLSGAWKVTDNLRIKLVGNWLYIKPKATSEKLKCFLGTMQVDYYWNDFSCGVFAKSRTKSLNYNLMYATEPARYGGRISWSHSKWHIEGGLMNPFAEHNKKESVMDRGVYSYKNVATSKLYQQSGYMKLTYTFDFGKKTSRANNDVDTNINSTILKVD